A section of the Salminus brasiliensis chromosome 10, fSalBra1.hap2, whole genome shotgun sequence genome encodes:
- the LOC140564570 gene encoding procathepsin L-like isoform X2 has translation MRAFLAVAALVAVASAASISLEDLEFHAWKLKFGKIYHSVEEESQRKLTWMTNRKLVLVHNMLADQGVKTYRLGMTYFADMYRKMFASCLGAFNRTKARSATTFLRQAGGAPLPDTVDWRAKGYVTDVKDQKDCGSCWAFSATGSLEGQTFRKTGKLVSLSEQQLVDCSGKYGNFGCGGGLMDQAFDYIKDNKGIDTEDSYPYEAVDGDCRFKSDSVGATCTGYVDITSGDEKALQEAVATIGPISVAIDAGHSSFQLYESGIYNEPDCSSSDLDHGVLAVGYGTDNGQDYWLVKNSWGLDWGSKGYIQMSRNKNNQCGIATASSYPLV, from the exons ATGAGGGCGTTTCTCGCTGTCGCCGCTCTTGTGGCCGTGGCCAGTGCGGCCAGTATCTCGCTGGAGGACCTGGAGTTTCATGCCTGGAAACTGAAGTTTG GTAAGATCTACCATTCTGTGGAAGAAGAGTCTCAGCGCAAGTTGACCTGGATGACCAATCGTAAGCTGGTCCTGGTGCACAACATGCTGGCTGACCAGGGCGTCAAAACCTACAGACTTGGCATGACCTACTTTGCAGACATG TACAGGAAGATGTTCGCAAGCTGCCTGGGAGCCTTCAACAGGACCAAGGCCCGCAGTGCTACTACATTCCTCCGACAGGCCGGGGGCGCTCCCCTGCCTGATACTGTGGACTGGAGGGCCAAGGGCTACGTGACTGACGTAAAGGACCAGAAGGACTGTGGCTCCTGCTGGGCCTTCAGTGCG ACGGGATCACTGGAGGGCCAGACGTTCAGGAAGACAGGGAAGCTGGTGTCCCTCAGCGAGCAGCAGCTGGTGGACTGCTCTGGGAAATATGGGAACTTTGGCTGTGGAGGTGGTCTGATGGACCAGGCCTTCGATTACATCAAGGACAACAAAGGAATCGACACTGAGGACTCCTACCCTTACGAGGCCGTT GACGGAGACTGCAGGTTCAAATCGGACTCTGTGGGAGCCACCTGCACTGGCTATGTGGACATCACCAGCGGAGACGAGAAGGCTCTACAGGAAGCCGTGGCCACCATCGGACCAATTTCCGTGGCCATAGATGCGGGACACTCCTCCTTCCAGCTCTATGAGTCAG GGATCTACAATGAGCCTGACTGCAGCAGCAGTGACCTGGACCACGGTGTCCTGGCTGTAGGTTACGGCACTGACAATGGTCAGGACTACTGGCTGGTCAAGAACAG CTGGGGTCTCGACTGGGGAAGCAAAGGCTACATCCAGATGTCCAGGAACAAGAATAATCAGTGTGGTATTGCCACAGCGTCCAGCTATCCACTGGTCTAA
- the LOC140564570 gene encoding procathepsin L-like isoform X1 — protein sequence MRAFLAVAALVAVASAASISLEDLEFHAWKLKFGKIYHSVEEESQRKLTWMTNRKLVLVHNMLADQGVKTYRLGMTYFADMDNNEYRKMFASCLGAFNRTKARSATTFLRQAGGAPLPDTVDWRAKGYVTDVKDQKDCGSCWAFSATGSLEGQTFRKTGKLVSLSEQQLVDCSGKYGNFGCGGGLMDQAFDYIKDNKGIDTEDSYPYEAVDGDCRFKSDSVGATCTGYVDITSGDEKALQEAVATIGPISVAIDAGHSSFQLYESGIYNEPDCSSSDLDHGVLAVGYGTDNGQDYWLVKNSWGLDWGSKGYIQMSRNKNNQCGIATASSYPLV from the exons ATGAGGGCGTTTCTCGCTGTCGCCGCTCTTGTGGCCGTGGCCAGTGCGGCCAGTATCTCGCTGGAGGACCTGGAGTTTCATGCCTGGAAACTGAAGTTTG GTAAGATCTACCATTCTGTGGAAGAAGAGTCTCAGCGCAAGTTGACCTGGATGACCAATCGTAAGCTGGTCCTGGTGCACAACATGCTGGCTGACCAGGGCGTCAAAACCTACAGACTTGGCATGACCTACTTTGCAGACATG GACAACAATGAGTACAGGAAGATGTTCGCAAGCTGCCTGGGAGCCTTCAACAGGACCAAGGCCCGCAGTGCTACTACATTCCTCCGACAGGCCGGGGGCGCTCCCCTGCCTGATACTGTGGACTGGAGGGCCAAGGGCTACGTGACTGACGTAAAGGACCAGAAGGACTGTGGCTCCTGCTGGGCCTTCAGTGCG ACGGGATCACTGGAGGGCCAGACGTTCAGGAAGACAGGGAAGCTGGTGTCCCTCAGCGAGCAGCAGCTGGTGGACTGCTCTGGGAAATATGGGAACTTTGGCTGTGGAGGTGGTCTGATGGACCAGGCCTTCGATTACATCAAGGACAACAAAGGAATCGACACTGAGGACTCCTACCCTTACGAGGCCGTT GACGGAGACTGCAGGTTCAAATCGGACTCTGTGGGAGCCACCTGCACTGGCTATGTGGACATCACCAGCGGAGACGAGAAGGCTCTACAGGAAGCCGTGGCCACCATCGGACCAATTTCCGTGGCCATAGATGCGGGACACTCCTCCTTCCAGCTCTATGAGTCAG GGATCTACAATGAGCCTGACTGCAGCAGCAGTGACCTGGACCACGGTGTCCTGGCTGTAGGTTACGGCACTGACAATGGTCAGGACTACTGGCTGGTCAAGAACAG CTGGGGTCTCGACTGGGGAAGCAAAGGCTACATCCAGATGTCCAGGAACAAGAATAATCAGTGTGGTATTGCCACAGCGTCCAGCTATCCACTGGTCTAA